Below is a genomic region from Dyella jiangningensis.
GGTCGATCCGGCGACACGCGAGCAGATGCAGCAGCGCACCGATTGGGGCGACCTGTTCGACGACGTCGAGTCACCCTCCGCCGCGGCCCGCGCGCCGACGAGCCCCGCGCGATGAGCGAGACCTCGTCGCCCGCTCCTTCCGCGCCCGCAACGCCGGCGAGCGCCGAGCCCTCGGGCAAGGGCGTCCGCTGGGTGCTCGTGCTGATTGGCGTGAGCCTGCTGTGGTACCTGCTGGCCGATCGCTATACGCCCTATACGCAGCAGGCGCGCGTGCAGGCCTACGTGATCCCGGTGGCGGCGGAAGCCGCAGGCCGCGTGACGCGCGTGGTCGTGCACAACAACCAGCAGGTCGCGGCGGGGCAGCTGCTGTTCGAGATCGATGCGGAGCCGTACCGCATCGCGCTGGTTCGCGCGCGCGCCGACCTGGAATCGATGCGGCGCCAGATCGGCGCCAGCACGGCCGGCATCGATTCGGCGACAGCCTCGTTGCGCGCGGCGATCGCCAATGAAGTGAAGGCGCGCCAGGACAGCGATCGGCTCGAACGTCTTTATCGCGAAGACCAGGGCACCGTCTCGCTGCGCCGGCTGGAAGTGGCCCGCGCGACGCACGAACAGGCGACCAGCCAGGTGAGCGCCGCGCGCGCGGAAGTCGAGCGCGCGAAGGAGCAACAAGGCGGCAACGAGGCAGAGAACGCGCAGTTGCGCAGCGCCGCCGCGGCGGTCGAGAAGGCCGAGCTTGATCTGGCCAATGCCAAGGTGCATGCGCGCTCGGCCGGGTTGATCGCCGATCTGCGCACGGATGTCGGCCAATTCGCGGCCATCGGCAATCCCGTCATGACCCTGATCGCCAATCATGATGTCTGGGTGAGCGCTGACATGACCGAGAACAACCTCGGCCACCTGGAGCCGGGCATGCCGGTGGCGATTGCGCTGGATTCGCGGCCGGGCGAGCTGTTCCGCGGACGCATCCGCAGCATCGGCTACGGCGTGAGCGTCGGCCAGGCCTCGCCGCCCGGCACGCTTCCCACCGTGCAGAACAGTCGCGACTGGTTGCGCCCTGCGCAGCGATTTCCCGTCGTCGTCGAATTCGCCGCGGACGAGACCGTGCCCACGCGTGATATCCGCGTCGGTGGACAAGCCGAGGTGATGGCGTTTCCGACCCAGGGCAATCCGCTCAATCCCCTGGGAAGAGTCTTCCTGCGCGTGATGAGCTGGCTCTCCTATCTCTACTGATGAACATGGCGGCCCGCCAACGCGAACTGCTCGGCCGACGCGCGTTGCGCCTCGCCTTCGGCACGGCGCTCTGCCTCGCCGTCAGTTTCGGCATCGACCTGCCCGTTCCCATCATCGCGCCGGTGTTCGCCGTGTTCCTCATCGCCTCCGTCCCGCGTCCGCTATCGCTCAAGGCAGGCCTAGGGCTGGTGCTGGTCGTGGCGCTCACCACCGGCAGTGGGTTGCTGCTTGCCCCTTTGCTCCGCTACTACTTCATGGCCGGTGTGCTTTGCGTCGGACTGGGGCTGTTCCTTGCCTTTCGCCATGGCCTGCAAGGAGGCAACAACCTCGTGGCGACCTTTCTCGCTGCGGGCCTCACCATGATTTCCGCCGCGGGCACGGCCGATATGCAGCTCGCGCTCACCGTCGTCGGCGCGTTGGTGAAAGGGCTGCTGCTTGCCGTGCTGGTCCTCGGCATCGTGCATGCGATCTTTCCCGAGCCCCTCGCCGCTTCCCGACCGCCGGTGCGTGCGGTGCCGGCGGCGGCGGAAGCAACGCGCCTGGCCTTGCGCGCCGCTTTGGTCGTGCTGCCCGCGTTTCTGCTGGCGCTGGCCGATCCGTCGAGCTACATGCCGATCATCATGAAGTCAGTCAGCCTCGGCAGGCAGACCTGCACCACCACGGCACGAAGCGCGGCGCGAGAGCTGCTGGGCTCGACGCTGCTCGGCGGCGCGATGGCCATCGTATTCTGGTTTGCGTTGAAGTGGTTCGTGCACCTGTGGATGTTCTTCCTGTGGATGCTGCTGTTTGGCCTGCTGGTCGCGCGCAGGCTGTACCGCCTCGTGCCGAGCCGCAGCACGCCCAGCTTCTGGCTCAACAGCCTCGTCACCCTCGTCATCCTGCTCGGCCAGTCTGTACAGGACAGCGTGGCCGGCAAGGACGTCTATACCGCTTTCATCGTGCGCATGGGCCTGTTCATCGCGGTCACGCTGTATGCCTGCCTGATGGTGCAACTGCTCGATGCGGGGTCCCGTCTGCGAAAGGCAGGCACGCATGCGCGGGCGCGCGATGCGCCACAACCATCAGGCTAGGCACGGCATATCGGACCATCAGGCCACACACCCTCCAGAGGCCTCCCACATGAGAAGGATCGCCAGAGCCGAGCGCACGCATCTGAAGGCCAGCGACGTACTCGGGGAATTCAGCAAGACGATGTGGTATCTACGCGCCATCATGCTGGGCTTGCTGCTGTTGTTCGCCGTGCTCACGACGGCGATGTATTACTTCGGTGGGCCGGTGGAGACCTCGGATCGATCGGCATCGCCGATCGGCGAAACCATCTATTACTGCGCGATCACGGCGCTCACGATTGGCTATGGCGACGTGGTGCCCACCACGCCGTTCGGGCGACTGGATGCCCTGCTGCTGGGCCTCGTCGGCCTGTTGTTGACCGGCCTGGTCATCGCCGCCGCGGTGCGCGCCGTGCAGGAAGCCGCGCGTATCAGCCACCATCCCCACTGACCCGCCGTGGCCGCGTCACAGCGGCGCGCCCGCTACATCAGCAGATCTTCCCAGTCCTCCGGCACCTTGCCCCTGGGGCCGGGCACCGGCTGGTCAAGCGGATGGGACAGCGGCGGATGCAATGCCGGGCCATCGAAGAACTGCTTCGAGCGGAAGTTGTAGAACCACGTCTCTCCTGGCTCGAAGCTGGTGATCACGGCGTGCCCGGTCGCGTGGAAATGCTGGGTGGCGTGCCGATGCGGGGAGTTGTCGCAACAACCGATATGCCCGCATTGCGCACAGCGGCGCAGATGCAGCCACCATCCGCCGGCTTTCATGCACTCGACGCATCCCGTGCCGCTGGGAGCGACGTCGACATTGATCTCTTCGTCATGAACCGTCATGCCTTATCTCCTCACGTGCTGGGTGCAGCCAGCCATCGGCCGAACGCGATGCACCGCAGCGCCATCCGTTCGTCATACCGGATCGCCCGCGCGCACCTCGTGAAGATGCGCACGAGCCTAACAACTTCAACAGTAGCGATCCGCCAGGCTGTCGGTCGCGCTCACCAGCTTGTCGACGATCGCCGGATCAGCGGCGCTATGACCGGCCAGCACGATATCGAAGTGCGCCTCGGGCCATGCCTTGGCGAGATCGCATGCCGACTTCACCGGGCAGATGATGTCGTAGCGGCCGTGCACGATGGCGGCGGGAATGTGGCGGATGCGTTCAACATCACGCAGCAGCTGATCCGGCTCCAGGAAAATGCCGTGGCGGAAATAGTGCGCCTCGGCCCGCGCCACGCTGATCGCCGCCTGCGGATCCTCGAAGTTGCCGGGCTCGTCGGGATCATGGACCAGCGTGGTGCTGCCGCCTTCCCAGTTGCCCCACGCCATCGCGGCCGCGAAGCGCACGGCTTCGTCGTCGCTGTCGAGCCGTCGCCAGTACGCCTCGACCATGTTGTCGCGCTCGTCTTCGGGAATGTAAGCGAGATATCGCTCCCAACGTTCCGGAAAGATCCACTGCGCACCGCCATCGCGTTCGTTGAACCAGCGCAACTCGTAATCGCGCCCCAGGAAGATGCCACGGAGCACCAACCCCAGCACGCGCTCCGGATGCTTCTGCGCATAGGCCAGCGCCAGCGTGGAACCCCACGAACCGCCGAACACCACCCATCGCTCGATGCCGAAGTGCTCGCGGATGGCTTCGATGTCCGATACGAGATGCCACGTCGTGTTGTCGCGCAGCTCCGCATGCGGCGTGGAACGACCGGCGCCACGCTGGTCGAACAACACGATGCGATAACGCGAGGGGTCGAAGAAGCGGCGATGGTACGGCGACACACCGGCGCCCGGCCCGCCATGCAGAAAGACCACCGGCAATCCGTTGGGATTGCCACACTCCTCGATATGCAGCTCGTGCAGATCATCGACCTTGAGTCGATGCTGGGCGTAGGGCTCGATCTCGGGATACAGCTCGCGCACGGTCAAACTCCTGCAGGGTTTGGCCGAGCATACCCACGTCCCCACAGTGGGCGAAAGGGCGGTTACTTCGCCGTCGTAGTGTCCCGCCAGCAATCCACGCCGCACGCAAACCAGGCTTTGGAGGCCGGGTAGTCGACCGTCATCGTGAAATGCATGAAGACATTGCCTCCCACGGCACCGACGACCGGTTGATCCATATAGCTGGACATCCCGCCGGGTTTGCTCGAAAACGCGGCATCGGGGCGTTCCGTGAACCACACCGGGCCCACGCGCCACCCGGCGATCATCACCTCTGGCACCTCGATGAGACGGCTGTCGAAGCGCGCTCCGAGCAGGTTGTCGCCATGCTCGATGACCCGCCACGACGGATGCGCGCGGCGCCAGCGCTCGAACACGCTGCTCGCGATGTAGGAGGCCACGCCGATGCCGTGCTCGCTCAAGGAGGCGGCGGAAGCCTTGCCTGCCTCGGTTGGCCGCGCGGTGGCGCCGGTATCGAGCAGGAAATCCATCGATTCGCCCGCCACGCTCAGCGCAATACGGGCAAAGCCTGATTCGAGGTGACCTTGCTCATCGCGAGGAAATCCAAGGTTCGCTGCATGCATGTCGCGCGCAGCCTTCCAGCGCGCCGGCTCCAACCACAATTTTTGCGCGGGATAGTCGAAGGTCCAGATACGGCCCGGCAAATAGCCGGCACCGAGCTGGCCATCCTCGCCATCAACACTGCCGTCACCGGGCATCACCAGCGCCATCGATCCGCACGGCGCAGCCGAGGGTGGCAGGCCCTGGCCGCTGCGAAACGTCATCGACCTGACGACGTCGACTTCGTTTTCGCCGATACGGCAGCGATCGGTCGCAAGGCCAAAGCGCGCGGGCGCCTGGCGGCCGAGCACGAACCAACCGTGGTTGCCGCCACCGCCGGTGTCCACGATCAGGCGCAAGCGCTCGCCGGTCGCCAGCATCGGCGTGGCGTAGAAATGTCCTGCCTCGTAGACCGTCGGCACCAGCTGCCTGGGCTCCGCGCTGGCCGGGCATACCGCACCCGCCAGCAGCATGGCCATGATGACCGCCTGTCCTTTCATCCTGCGTCCTTGCGTTCCGATGACCGACTCAGAGCTTGTAGTTCAGGCCAAGCAGCACCGTGCGACCCCAGGTGTTGTAGTCGAGCGGACGTCCGACTTCCACGTTGTTGGGGAGGCCTGAGATCTGC
It encodes:
- a CDS encoding HlyD family secretion protein, with protein sequence MSETSSPAPSAPATPASAEPSGKGVRWVLVLIGVSLLWYLLADRYTPYTQQARVQAYVIPVAAEAAGRVTRVVVHNNQQVAAGQLLFEIDAEPYRIALVRARADLESMRRQIGASTAGIDSATASLRAAIANEVKARQDSDRLERLYREDQGTVSLRRLEVARATHEQATSQVSAARAEVERAKEQQGGNEAENAQLRSAAAAVEKAELDLANAKVHARSAGLIADLRTDVGQFAAIGNPVMTLIANHDVWVSADMTENNLGHLEPGMPVAIALDSRPGELFRGRIRSIGYGVSVGQASPPGTLPTVQNSRDWLRPAQRFPVVVEFAADETVPTRDIRVGGQAEVMAFPTQGNPLNPLGRVFLRVMSWLSYLY
- a CDS encoding DUF2955 domain-containing protein; this translates as MAARQRELLGRRALRLAFGTALCLAVSFGIDLPVPIIAPVFAVFLIASVPRPLSLKAGLGLVLVVALTTGSGLLLAPLLRYYFMAGVLCVGLGLFLAFRHGLQGGNNLVATFLAAGLTMISAAGTADMQLALTVVGALVKGLLLAVLVLGIVHAIFPEPLAASRPPVRAVPAAAEATRLALRAALVVLPAFLLALADPSSYMPIIMKSVSLGRQTCTTTARSAARELLGSTLLGGAMAIVFWFALKWFVHLWMFFLWMLLFGLLVARRLYRLVPSRSTPSFWLNSLVTLVILLGQSVQDSVAGKDVYTAFIVRMGLFIAVTLYACLMVQLLDAGSRLRKAGTHARARDAPQPSG
- a CDS encoding potassium channel family protein, encoding MRRIARAERTHLKASDVLGEFSKTMWYLRAIMLGLLLLFAVLTTAMYYFGGPVETSDRSASPIGETIYYCAITALTIGYGDVVPTTPFGRLDALLLGLVGLLLTGLVIAAAVRAVQEAARISHHPH
- a CDS encoding UBP-type zinc finger domain-containing protein, translated to MTVHDEEINVDVAPSGTGCVECMKAGGWWLHLRRCAQCGHIGCCDNSPHRHATQHFHATGHAVITSFEPGETWFYNFRSKQFFDGPALHPPLSHPLDQPVPGPRGKVPEDWEDLLM
- the pip gene encoding prolyl aminopeptidase; this translates as MRELYPEIEPYAQHRLKVDDLHELHIEECGNPNGLPVVFLHGGPGAGVSPYHRRFFDPSRYRIVLFDQRGAGRSTPHAELRDNTTWHLVSDIEAIREHFGIERWVVFGGSWGSTLALAYAQKHPERVLGLVLRGIFLGRDYELRWFNERDGGAQWIFPERWERYLAYIPEDERDNMVEAYWRRLDSDDEAVRFAAAMAWGNWEGGSTTLVHDPDEPGNFEDPQAAISVARAEAHYFRHGIFLEPDQLLRDVERIRHIPAAIVHGRYDIICPVKSACDLAKAWPEAHFDIVLAGHSAADPAIVDKLVSATDSLADRYC